A genome region from Geodermatophilus bullaregiensis includes the following:
- a CDS encoding heavy-metal-associated domain-containing protein: MLSSTPRSFIGSTTFTVTGMTCEHCRRAVTEEISGVDGVESVRVDLATGSVTVTAARPVDRADIAAAVDEAGYALVP; encoded by the coding sequence ATGCTCTCCAGCACGCCCCGCAGCTTCATCGGCTCGACGACCTTCACCGTCACCGGCATGACCTGCGAGCACTGCCGGCGCGCGGTCACCGAGGAGATCTCGGGCGTCGACGGCGTCGAGTCGGTCCGCGTCGACCTGGCCACCGGCTCGGTCACCGTCACCGCCGCCCGACCCGTCGACCGCGCCGACATCGCCGCCGCCGTCGACGAGGCCGGCTACGCCCTCGTCCCGTGA
- a CDS encoding cation transporter has protein sequence MTTTAPPPAATEATTACTLEIGGMTCASCVGRVEKALDRVDGVSAAEVNLATEVATVRFDPWQVGLDELTAAVARAGYTATPRREAQPATAPAEVPDAHDDDHLTALKRKWQVTLAVGLGLMVLMYVPLYLDTMDWLMPRSSWSRPSCSPGPAATSTAPRGRRPGTGRRT, from the coding sequence ATGACGACGACCGCGCCGCCGCCCGCGGCGACCGAGGCCACCACCGCGTGCACGCTGGAGATCGGTGGCATGACCTGCGCCTCGTGCGTGGGCCGGGTGGAGAAGGCCCTCGACCGGGTGGACGGCGTGTCCGCCGCGGAGGTCAACCTGGCCACCGAGGTCGCCACCGTCCGCTTCGACCCGTGGCAGGTGGGCCTCGACGAGCTCACTGCCGCGGTGGCCCGTGCCGGCTACACCGCGACCCCGCGCCGCGAGGCCCAGCCGGCGACCGCGCCGGCCGAGGTCCCCGACGCCCACGACGACGACCACCTGACCGCGCTGAAGCGCAAGTGGCAGGTCACCCTCGCCGTCGGGCTCGGGCTGATGGTCCTGATGTACGTGCCGCTGTACCTGGACACGATGGACTGGCTGATGCCGCGATCCTCGTGGTCGCGACCGTCGTGCAGTCCTGGGCCGGCCGCGACGTCTACCGCGCCGCGTGGACGGCGGCCCGGCACCGGTCGACGAACATGA
- a CDS encoding HAD-IC family P-type ATPase: MVATVVQSWAGRDVYRAAWTAARHRSTNMNTLVALGTGVAYLYSAFVTLWPAAAERWGLPLHVYFETSLVILALVLAGRWMEGRAKKRTAAAITALVGLAPKTARVLRDGSEVDVPVEQVVVGDLVRVRPGEKVPVDGVVTDGDTAVDESMLTGESLPVDKAAGDTVIGATLNRTGTVVLRATAVGEDTALAQIVRLVEDAQGAKVPMQRLADRVSAWFVPIVLLLAAATFVAWALLGPDTGRLTMAITTTIAVLIIACPCALGLATRPRSWSAPGGPPSWASSSATATRWRPPAGSPPSSWTRPAPSPAGSRH; the protein is encoded by the coding sequence GTGGTCGCGACCGTCGTGCAGTCCTGGGCCGGCCGCGACGTCTACCGCGCCGCGTGGACGGCGGCCCGGCACCGGTCGACGAACATGAACACCCTCGTCGCGCTGGGCACCGGGGTCGCCTACCTCTACAGCGCGTTCGTCACCCTGTGGCCCGCCGCGGCCGAGCGCTGGGGACTGCCGCTGCACGTCTACTTCGAGACGTCGCTGGTCATCCTCGCGCTCGTCCTGGCCGGGCGGTGGATGGAGGGCCGGGCCAAGAAGCGCACGGCCGCCGCCATCACCGCGCTGGTGGGCCTGGCCCCGAAGACCGCGCGGGTGCTGCGCGACGGCAGCGAGGTCGACGTCCCGGTCGAGCAGGTCGTCGTCGGCGACCTGGTGCGGGTGCGGCCGGGGGAGAAGGTGCCGGTCGACGGCGTCGTCACCGACGGCGACACCGCGGTCGACGAGAGCATGCTGACCGGCGAGAGCCTGCCGGTGGACAAGGCGGCCGGCGACACGGTCATCGGCGCGACGCTCAACCGCACCGGCACGGTGGTGCTGCGGGCCACCGCGGTCGGTGAGGACACCGCGCTGGCGCAGATCGTCCGCCTGGTCGAGGACGCGCAGGGCGCGAAGGTGCCGATGCAGCGCCTCGCCGACCGGGTCTCGGCCTGGTTCGTCCCGATCGTGCTGCTGCTGGCCGCGGCGACGTTCGTCGCGTGGGCGCTGCTCGGCCCGGACACCGGCCGGCTCACGATGGCGATCACCACCACGATCGCCGTGCTGATCATCGCCTGCCCGTGCGCGCTGGGCCTGGCCACCCGACCGCGGTCATGGTCGGCACCGGGCGGGCCGCCGAGCTGGGCATCCTCATCGGCAACGGCGACGCGCTGGAGACCGCCCGCCGGGTCACCGCCGTCGTCCTGGACAAGACCGGCACCATCACCCGCGGGAAGCCGTCACTGA
- a CDS encoding HAD-IC family P-type ATPase: MGNGDALETARRVTAVVLDKTGTITRGKPSLTAVTTAGGWTEDDVLTLVAGAETGSEHPVAEAIVAAATARGLRRPPLDSFDAVPGHGIDAVVDGRHVLAGNRALMDARGVDVSVLAGAAAGAAAAGQTPMFVAVDGRPAATIAVADTVKPESAEAVAQLHALGVQVWMLTGDDAATARAIADQVGIEHVLAEVLPAQKAAEVRRLQEQGHVVAMAGDGVNDAAALSAADVGIAIGTGADVAVAASDVTLVGGDLRGIVSAIALSRRTVATMKQGLAWAFGYNLLLIPVAAGALYAWDGLLLDPVLASAAMAMSSVSVLTNALRLRRFRRPATVAEILHPPVRARIGQYAYLTGVAVVALALGAGLTAVSRMDAAERGMNGTLAWVQGTGMPMRPAMSEMMTAEVPPADAAEAGVEVRLELPAQVRPGESTRLVATVVDAASGEPVEDLTRSHEAWMHLIATREDLGTFTHVHPQPTGTPGQLAVDVTFPTPGRYVVNTEFRRQGEMGDVHQRQVVTVAGTAPEPVALTVGPRSVVVDGVRVELEGSAVAGEVSDLDLVLTDAATGRPVDDLQPYLAAAGHVVVVRADGETFAHEHAEVTDDRGRPVFALPGQTFGPELDVHAEFPTAGTYRLWAQFRLAGGDVITVPFTVQAA, from the coding sequence ATCGGCAACGGCGACGCGCTGGAGACCGCCCGCCGGGTCACCGCCGTCGTCCTGGACAAGACCGGCACCATCACCCGCGGGAAGCCGTCACTGACCGCGGTGACCACCGCCGGCGGCTGGACCGAGGACGACGTACTGACCCTGGTCGCCGGCGCGGAGACCGGCAGCGAGCACCCCGTCGCCGAGGCGATCGTCGCCGCCGCCACCGCCCGCGGGCTGCGCCGGCCTCCGCTGGACTCCTTCGACGCCGTCCCCGGCCACGGCATCGACGCCGTCGTCGACGGCCGGCACGTGCTGGCCGGCAACCGGGCGCTGATGGACGCGCGGGGCGTGGACGTGTCCGTGCTGGCCGGCGCCGCCGCCGGTGCGGCCGCGGCCGGGCAGACCCCGATGTTCGTCGCCGTCGACGGGCGTCCCGCCGCGACGATCGCCGTCGCGGACACGGTCAAGCCCGAGTCCGCCGAGGCCGTCGCCCAGCTGCACGCGCTGGGCGTGCAGGTGTGGATGCTGACCGGGGACGACGCCGCCACCGCCCGGGCGATCGCCGACCAGGTGGGCATCGAGCACGTGCTCGCCGAGGTGCTGCCGGCCCAGAAGGCGGCGGAGGTCCGCCGGCTGCAGGAGCAGGGGCACGTCGTCGCGATGGCCGGCGACGGCGTCAACGACGCCGCGGCCCTGTCGGCGGCCGACGTCGGCATCGCGATCGGCACCGGCGCGGACGTCGCCGTCGCTGCCTCCGACGTCACCCTCGTCGGCGGCGACCTGCGCGGCATCGTCTCGGCCATCGCCCTGTCCCGGCGCACGGTGGCGACGATGAAGCAGGGCCTGGCCTGGGCCTTCGGCTACAACCTGCTGCTGATCCCGGTCGCCGCCGGCGCGCTGTACGCCTGGGACGGGCTGCTGCTCGACCCGGTGCTGGCCAGCGCGGCCATGGCCATGAGCTCGGTCAGCGTGCTGACCAACGCGCTGCGGCTGCGCCGGTTCCGCCGTCCGGCCACGGTGGCCGAGATCCTGCACCCGCCGGTGCGGGCGCGGATCGGCCAGTACGCCTACCTGACCGGGGTCGCCGTCGTCGCCCTCGCCCTCGGCGCCGGCCTGACCGCGGTCAGCCGGATGGACGCCGCCGAGCGCGGCATGAACGGCACGCTGGCGTGGGTGCAGGGCACCGGCATGCCGATGCGCCCGGCGATGAGCGAGATGATGACCGCCGAGGTGCCGCCGGCCGACGCTGCCGAGGCCGGGGTCGAGGTGCGGCTCGAGCTGCCCGCGCAGGTCCGGCCCGGCGAGTCCACGCGGCTGGTCGCCACCGTCGTCGACGCCGCCTCCGGCGAGCCCGTCGAGGACCTCACCCGCAGCCACGAGGCGTGGATGCACCTCATCGCCACCCGCGAGGACCTCGGCACGTTCACGCACGTCCACCCGCAGCCGACCGGCACCCCCGGGCAGCTGGCCGTCGACGTCACGTTCCCGACCCCCGGCCGGTACGTCGTCAACACCGAGTTCCGGCGGCAGGGCGAGATGGGCGACGTCCACCAGCGGCAGGTGGTCACCGTGGCCGGCACCGCTCCGGAGCCGGTGGCCCTGACCGTCGGGCCGCGCAGCGTGGTCGTCGACGGCGTGCGGGTCGAGCTCGAGGGGAGTGCGGTGGCCGGAGAGGTCAGCGACCTGGACCTCGTGCTCACCGACGCGGCGACCGGCCGGCCGGTCGACGACCTGCAGCCCTACCTCGCCGCCGCCGGCCACGTCGTGGTGGTGCGCGCCGACGGCGAGACCTTCGCCCACGAGCACGCCGAGGTGACCGACGACCGCGGCCGGCCGGTCTTCGCCCTGCCCGGCCAGACGTTCGGCCCCGAGCTCGACGTCCACGCCGAGTTCCCGACCGCCGGGACCTACCGGCTGTGGGCCCAGTTCCGCCTCGCCGGCGGAGACGTGATCACCGTGCCGTTCACCGTGCAGGCCGCCTGA
- a CDS encoding M14 family metallopeptidase codes for MASLIARVTSASTRAPLADLLTAPVGLDVWEVEPDHLVVQADEAQAARLQAMGYGVEQLQTVDPYLSAFATDAAATGYHTAASLEQDLRRLADQHPEIAELHEIGRSVEGRPLWALRIGERRGSTRKVAFLGCHHAREWISVEVPYRLAEHLLQNSSSDPVQGWLQQGEVWVAPMVNPDGHEYTQTPPNRLWRKNRRRNHDGTVGVDPNRNYGYMWGTLRNNTSSHVPADETYVGPRAFSEPEVRAVRDLVARELFGGVLTYHSYSQLILYPWGHTTEPIRDAADLGEVRDLAEEMERSIAKVHGRTYTAKQSSGLYLTAGDTTDWTYGEYDAVSLTVELRPATWEEGGFILPAEQITPCWEENRPAALEFLQRVLHRPRDGVRGDG; via the coding sequence ATGGCGAGCTTGATCGCGAGGGTCACGTCCGCCAGCACGCGGGCCCCGCTGGCCGACCTCCTCACCGCTCCCGTCGGGCTGGACGTGTGGGAGGTCGAGCCCGATCACCTGGTGGTCCAGGCCGACGAGGCCCAGGCCGCCCGGTTGCAGGCCATGGGGTACGGCGTCGAGCAGCTGCAGACGGTCGACCCCTATCTGTCGGCGTTCGCGACCGACGCCGCGGCGACCGGCTACCACACGGCGGCGAGCCTGGAGCAGGACCTGCGGCGCCTGGCCGACCAGCACCCGGAGATCGCCGAGCTGCACGAGATCGGGCGCAGCGTGGAGGGCCGTCCGCTGTGGGCCCTGCGCATCGGCGAGCGCCGGGGCAGCACCCGCAAGGTCGCCTTCCTGGGCTGTCACCACGCGCGGGAGTGGATCTCCGTCGAGGTCCCCTACCGGCTGGCCGAGCACCTGCTGCAGAACTCCTCGTCCGACCCGGTGCAGGGCTGGCTGCAGCAGGGCGAGGTCTGGGTCGCGCCGATGGTCAACCCGGACGGGCACGAGTACACGCAGACCCCGCCGAACCGGCTGTGGCGCAAGAATCGGCGCCGGAACCACGACGGCACCGTCGGCGTCGACCCCAACCGCAACTACGGCTACATGTGGGGCACGCTGAGGAACAACACCTCCAGCCACGTCCCCGCGGACGAGACGTACGTCGGCCCCCGCGCCTTCTCCGAGCCGGAGGTGCGCGCCGTGCGCGACCTGGTCGCCCGGGAGCTGTTCGGCGGCGTGCTCACCTACCACAGCTACTCGCAGCTGATCCTGTACCCGTGGGGCCACACCACCGAGCCGATCAGGGACGCGGCCGACCTGGGCGAGGTGCGCGACCTGGCCGAGGAGATGGAACGGTCGATCGCGAAGGTGCACGGCAGGACCTACACCGCGAAGCAGTCCTCGGGGTTGTACCTGACCGCGGGAGACACCACCGACTGGACCTACGGCGAGTACGACGCGGTGTCCCTCACCGTCGAACTGCGCCCAGCCACCTGGGAGGAGGGCGGGTTCATCCTGCCGGCCGAGCAGATCACACCGTGCTGGGAGGAGAACCGGCCTGCGGCACTGGAGTTCCTCCAGCGGGTCCTCCACCGGCCCCGGGACGGTGTGCGTGGGGACGGGTGA
- a CDS encoding RGCVC family protein, giving the protein MPDPTLVNTAVPAESGRRPVAPTALPRLRTDAPSLGGPACDACPHATSDHDAIGLRFCRATLTGAITRGCICRPS; this is encoded by the coding sequence GTGCCGGACCCGACGCTCGTCAACACCGCCGTCCCGGCGGAGTCAGGCCGTCGTCCCGTGGCCCCCACCGCCCTCCCCCGCCTGCGCACCGACGCCCCGTCCCTGGGTGGCCCCGCGTGCGACGCGTGCCCGCACGCGACGTCCGACCACGACGCCATCGGACTGCGGTTCTGCCGCGCCACCCTCACGGGGGCGATCACGAGGGGCTGCATCTGCCGGCCGTCCTGA
- a CDS encoding amino acid permease, whose product MLTTQPRPVLTPSDPSHGRTSRTRGADMAHGPAAEGGDLQKGLKQRHLTMIAIGGVIGAGLFVGSGAIIGEVGPAAFLTYAITGVLIVMVMRMLGEMAVANPSTGSFADYARQSLGGWAGFSVGWLYWYFWVIVVGFEAVAGAAILQRWLPDVPLWLMALVLMVLMTATNLFSVASYGEFEYWFAGVKVLAIVAFIALGALFVLGLWPDRDLDFSNLTAHGGLFPNGVGTLFSGIVIVVFSMVGAEIATIAAAESDEPERGIARATNSVVFRILIFYVGSIFLLATILPWNSTELGDSPYVAAMEEMGIPAAAEIMNAVVLTAVLSCLNSGLYTASRMLFVLAARHEAPGRMLSINRRGVPAWAILSSSVVGFLCVIAAYISPETVFLFLLNSSGAIILFVYLLISLSELRMRPTIPPERLKVKMWFFPVLTLLTAASIVAILVLMFVRESTRSQLLLSLLAWALVLVAYLVRRRVIGDAHLTQEGVAAEQRADRWMHEHGAVVDVEVDAAVGEGRLDPRVIRRMDEEGYPTESP is encoded by the coding sequence ATGCTCACGACTCAGCCGAGACCGGTGCTGACGCCCTCCGACCCCTCCCACGGACGCACGTCCAGGACGAGAGGAGCGGACATGGCCCACGGTCCTGCTGCCGAAGGCGGCGACCTCCAGAAAGGCCTGAAGCAGCGGCATCTGACGATGATCGCGATCGGGGGCGTCATCGGTGCCGGCCTGTTCGTCGGCTCCGGCGCGATCATCGGCGAGGTCGGCCCGGCCGCCTTCCTCACCTACGCCATCACCGGCGTCCTGATCGTCATGGTCATGCGGATGCTCGGCGAGATGGCCGTCGCCAACCCCTCGACCGGGTCCTTCGCGGACTACGCACGGCAGTCCCTCGGCGGCTGGGCCGGCTTCAGCGTCGGCTGGCTGTACTGGTACTTCTGGGTCATCGTCGTCGGCTTCGAGGCCGTGGCCGGGGCGGCGATCCTGCAGCGCTGGCTGCCCGACGTCCCGCTGTGGCTCATGGCGCTGGTCCTGATGGTGCTCATGACGGCGACCAACCTGTTCTCGGTGGCCTCCTACGGGGAGTTCGAGTACTGGTTCGCCGGCGTCAAGGTCCTCGCGATCGTCGCGTTCATCGCCCTGGGCGCGCTGTTCGTCCTGGGGCTGTGGCCGGACCGTGACCTCGACTTCTCGAACCTCACCGCGCACGGCGGCCTCTTCCCCAACGGCGTCGGCACGCTCTTCTCGGGCATCGTCATCGTGGTCTTCTCGATGGTCGGTGCCGAGATCGCGACCATCGCCGCCGCGGAGTCCGACGAGCCGGAGCGCGGCATCGCACGGGCGACCAACTCCGTCGTCTTCCGGATCCTGATCTTCTACGTCGGCTCCATCTTCCTGCTGGCCACCATCCTGCCGTGGAACTCCACGGAGCTCGGTGACTCGCCCTACGTGGCCGCGATGGAGGAGATGGGCATCCCGGCAGCGGCCGAGATCATGAACGCGGTCGTGCTCACCGCCGTCCTGTCCTGCCTGAACTCCGGCCTCTATACGGCCTCCCGCATGCTGTTCGTGCTCGCCGCCCGGCACGAGGCACCCGGCCGGATGCTGTCGATCAACCGGCGTGGTGTCCCTGCGTGGGCGATCCTCTCGTCCAGCGTCGTCGGGTTCCTCTGCGTGATCGCCGCCTACATCTCGCCGGAGACGGTCTTCCTGTTCCTGCTCAACTCCTCCGGCGCGATCATCCTGTTCGTCTACCTGCTGATCAGCCTCTCCGAGCTGCGGATGCGGCCGACCATCCCGCCCGAGCGGCTCAAGGTGAAGATGTGGTTCTTCCCCGTCCTCACGCTGCTCACGGCGGCCTCGATCGTCGCGATCCTGGTGCTGATGTTCGTCCGGGAGAGCACGCGGTCGCAGCTGCTGCTCAGCCTGCTGGCCTGGGCGCTGGTCCTGGTGGCCTACCTCGTCCGGCGCAGGGTGATCGGCGATGCCCACCTGACGCAGGAGGGCGTGGCTGCCGAGCAGCGCGCCGACCGGTGGATGCACGAGCACGGCGCGGTCGTGGACGTGGAGGTCGACGCCGCCGTGGGCGAGGGGCGGCTCGACCCGCGGGTGATCCGGCGGATGGACGAGGAGGGCTACCCCACCGAGAGCCCGTAA
- a CDS encoding Lrp/AsnC family transcriptional regulator yields MTDRTALDALDVALLAALEDHPRAGDLELARVTGVARGTVSARLQRLAASGVVTGYGPQVDVGAAGFGVQAFVTLEIAQGAIDDVRRDLEAIPAVLEAHATTGQGDVLCRVAAGSHEELQQVLVDLNRSPAVVRSTSVVALSELVPWRTRPLLEHGAAPGAGRSGMPGAGRRTQRARPPGPRRRSV; encoded by the coding sequence ATGACCGACAGGACGGCGCTCGACGCGCTCGACGTGGCGCTGCTGGCCGCACTCGAGGACCACCCCCGCGCCGGGGACCTCGAGCTGGCCCGCGTCACCGGGGTGGCCCGGGGCACCGTGTCCGCGCGGCTGCAGCGGCTGGCCGCCAGCGGCGTCGTCACCGGCTACGGGCCGCAGGTCGACGTCGGGGCGGCCGGCTTCGGCGTCCAGGCGTTCGTGACGCTGGAGATCGCCCAGGGCGCGATCGACGACGTGCGGCGCGACCTCGAGGCCATCCCCGCCGTCCTGGAGGCGCACGCCACCACCGGCCAAGGCGACGTGCTGTGCCGGGTGGCCGCCGGCTCGCACGAGGAGCTGCAGCAGGTCCTCGTCGACCTCAACCGCTCGCCGGCCGTGGTGCGCTCCACCAGCGTCGTCGCGCTCTCGGAGCTGGTGCCGTGGCGCACCCGGCCGCTGCTCGAGCACGGGGCGGCACCCGGCGCCGGCCGGTCGGGCATGCCCGGAGCGGGACGCCGGACGCAGCGGGCCCGTCCACCAGGTCCACGGAGGCGGTCCGTGTGA